The Starkeya sp. ORNL1 DNA window ACCTGCTTGCGGGTCTCTTCCGGTTGGGCGAGGAACAGTTCGAAGCAGGGCACCGACACGACGCGGGTCGGGATGCCCTCGGCCTCCAGTATGTCGCGGGCCTTGGCGGCCAGCGAGACCTCGGAGCCTGAGGCGAACAGCGAGACCTTGGCCGGCCCGGAGGCGGCGACGATCTCGTAGGCGCCCTTGGCGGAGAGGCAGCGCTCGGTGCCCTCGCGGCGCATCAGCGGCAGGTTCTGGCGGGTCAGCGCCAGCAGGGTCGGGCCGGTCTTGTGCTCCATCGCGATCTTCCAGGCTTCCGCGGTCTCCACCGTGTCGCACGGGCGGAACACCAGGAGGTTGGGAATCGCGCGCAGCGCAGCGATCTGCTCGACCGGCTCGTGGGTCGGGCCGTCCTCGCCGACGCCGATCGAATCATGGGTGAACACGTAGGTGACGCGGATGCCCATCAGCGCCGCGAGGCGGATCGAGGGACGGCAATAGTCGGAGAACACCAGGAAGGTGCCGCCATAGGGGATCAGGCCGCCATGGAGCGCGATGCCGCTCATGCCGGCACACATCGCATGCTCGCGAATGCCCCAATTGATGTAGCGGCCGGCGTAGTCCGGCGGCATCACCGCGGTGGCGGTCGCCTTGGTCTTGGTGTTGTTGGAATGGGTCAGGTCGGCCGAGCCGCCGACCATTTCCGGCACCGCGGCGGTGATGGCCTCCAGCACGATCTCGGAGGATTTGCGGGTGGCCACCGCGCCGCCATCGGCCTGCGCCTTGGCGATCACCGCGGAGATGGTCTCGCCGAACTTCGAGGGCAGGTCGCCGCGGGTGCGGCGCTCGAACTCGGCGCGACGCTCGATGTCGGCCTCGCTCAGGCGCTGGTTCCACGCCTTGTGGGCCTGGCGCGAGCGCAGGCCGGAAAGGCGCCAGGCGTCCAGCACGTCGGACGGGATCTCGAAGGGCGGATATTCCCAGCCGAGCGCCTTGCGGGCGCCTTCGATCTCGGCGGCGCCAAGCGGAGCGCCGTGCGCCGCATTGGTGCCGGCCTTGGTCGGCGCGCCGAAGCCGATGGTGGTGCGGCAGGAGATGAAGGACGGCTTGTCGCTGGTCTTGGCACGCTCGAGGGCGGCGAGGATGGCGTCGGGATCGTGGCCGTCGATGCGGGTGGCGTTCCAGTTCGAGGCCTCGAAGCGGGCGACCTGGTCGGTCGACACCGAGAGCGCGGTCGAGCCGTCAATGGTGATGTGGTTGTCGTCGTGCAGCACCACCAGCTTGCTGAGCTTGAGGTGCCCGGCGAGTTCGATGGCCTCTTCCGAGATGCCTTCCATCAGGCAGCCGTCGCCGACCAATACATAAGTGTGGTGGTCGACGAGGTCGGAACCGAACTGCGCGGCCATCATGCGCTCGGCCACCGCAAAGCCGATCGAATTGGCGACGCCCTGGCCGAGCGGGCCGGTGGTGGTCTCGACGCCGACGGTGTGGTGGTATTCCGGATGGCCGGGCGTCTTGGAGCCGAGCTGGCGGAACTGCTTGATGTCCTCGATGGTCATGCTCTCATACCCGGTGAGGTAGAGCAGCGAATAGAGCAGCATCGAGCCGTGGCCGGCGGAGAGGATGAAGCGGTCGCGATCCGGCCAGGACGGATCGGTGGGATCGAACTTCAGCACCTTGCCGAACAGCACGGTGGCGATGTCGGCGGCGCCCATCGGCAGGCCGGGGTGGCCGGAGTTCGCCTTTTCGACGGCATCCATCGACAGGGCCCGGATGGCGTTGGCCATGCGGTCGTGCTTCTCGCGGTTCGACATGGGGCTGATCTCTCCGAGGGGGCAGGCGGGGAGTGATAACATCACGTCTTGACACGGCATAGACACCAAATGGCGGTGCCGCCGTGCCGGTTGACGCTCTCCTTGGGCAGGGCTCAATGTGACAAGGTGCTGCGCGACTCAGCGCGTGCCCATCGGGAGAACGGAGCCCTGCCAATGGCCGAGACGGCATCCATCGAGGCCGCGACACGGCGTCTCTACGCTGCGGTCGAGGCGCTGGAGTCCGCGGTGGAGCGTCGCTTGCAGGTCGAGCGGCAGGAGGCCGCGCTCGCCGCGCAGCTTCATGCGCTCGGTGCCGATCGCTCGCGCCTGGCCTCCGCGCTCGACGGCGCCGAAGCGCGTGCCGAGAAGCTCGCCGGCGCCAATCACGAGGTCTCCCGCCGGCTCGGCAGCGCGATGGAGACGATCCGCGCGGTGCTTGCCGCGCAAGAGCGATAAAGGTCGGACATCATGGCGCACGTCACCGTCACCATTGCCGGACGCGCCTACCGCATGGCGTGCGACGACGGGCAGGAAGAGCACCTGACCCGGCTCGCCCAGGATGTCGATGCGCGCATCGACCAGCTGCGCGGCGCCTTCGGCGAGATCGGCGACCAGCGCCTCAGCGTGATGGCGGCGATCACCATTGCCGACGAGCTCGCCGAGGCGAAACGGCGGATCCGGACGCTCGAGCAGGATCTGGAGAGCCAGCGTGCCGCGCGCGCGGCGACGCTTGAGCGCATGGAGCAGAGCGAGCAGGCCATGGCCGGCGCGGTGATCACCGCCGCGGAGCGGCTGGAGCGCATAGCCCGCGACCTCGGCACAAGCCCGTCCGGCGCCGTCGGCATGGGCTGAAGCGCGATCCGCCGCCAGTGATCACCCCGGGCTTTGTTTCGAGCCTTCGGGCAGGTGGTTCAGCGGCAGCGGCGCCTGGGCCTTGACGGTCTGGATGGCGAAATTGCTTCGGATGTCGCTGACACCGGGCAATTTGAGCAGCGTTCCCAGCAGCAGCCGCTCATACCCCGCGAGATCGGGAACCACGACCTGCAACAGGAAATCGGCTTCACCCGAGACCAGATGGCATGACACGACCTCGGCGAGCCCCGCGACGGCTTCCCGGAAGGCCGTCGCCTCCTTGTCATGGTGCCGCTCGACCTTGACGCCAATGAAAACCGTGAGGCCGAGGCCGACTTCCTTCCGCCCGAGCGTGGCGTGGTAGCCGGTAATCACGCCGGCGTCCTCCAGCATCCGGACCCGGCGCAGGCAGGGCGAGGGCGACAGGCCGACTTCGTCCGCCAATTGCACATTGGTCAGCCGGGCATCGCGCTGAAGGGCTGCAAGGATACGCCGGTCGATCGCGTCGAGCTTCAGTTTTGGCATATTCACGTCATTGGCCGAACCAGATTGGCATATCCTATCACGAATGGCCCATCCTGAGGCACAACTCGCAAGGACATGCCTCGCTCCCTGGCACTAGCCTGACACTCGCAACCCAACGAGGCTCGAGTGTCATGGGCGAACTGTGGATCTTCATCGGAGCGCTGGCCGTGGCCTATCTGGTTCCGGGCCCGGACATGATCCTGCTCTTGCAAACCGGGGCGTCGCAGGG harbors:
- the tkt gene encoding transketolase, which gives rise to MSNREKHDRMANAIRALSMDAVEKANSGHPGLPMGAADIATVLFGKVLKFDPTDPSWPDRDRFILSAGHGSMLLYSLLYLTGYESMTIEDIKQFRQLGSKTPGHPEYHHTVGVETTTGPLGQGVANSIGFAVAERMMAAQFGSDLVDHHTYVLVGDGCLMEGISEEAIELAGHLKLSKLVVLHDDNHITIDGSTALSVSTDQVARFEASNWNATRIDGHDPDAILAALERAKTSDKPSFISCRTTIGFGAPTKAGTNAAHGAPLGAAEIEGARKALGWEYPPFEIPSDVLDAWRLSGLRSRQAHKAWNQRLSEADIERRAEFERRTRGDLPSKFGETISAVIAKAQADGGAVATRKSSEIVLEAITAAVPEMVGGSADLTHSNNTKTKATATAVMPPDYAGRYINWGIREHAMCAGMSGIALHGGLIPYGGTFLVFSDYCRPSIRLAALMGIRVTYVFTHDSIGVGEDGPTHEPVEQIAALRAIPNLLVFRPCDTVETAEAWKIAMEHKTGPTLLALTRQNLPLMRREGTERCLSAKGAYEIVAASGPAKVSLFASGSEVSLAAKARDILEAEGIPTRVVSVPCFELFLAQPEETRKQVIGSAPAKVAVEAAIRMGWDEIVGSDSAFVGMTGYGASGKAEAVFAHFGITAEAVATAARTRLKKAGA
- a CDS encoding DUF4164 domain-containing protein; its protein translation is MAETASIEAATRRLYAAVEALESAVERRLQVERQEAALAAQLHALGADRSRLASALDGAEARAEKLAGANHEVSRRLGSAMETIRAVLAAQER
- a CDS encoding cell division protein ZapA, with translation MAHVTVTIAGRAYRMACDDGQEEHLTRLAQDVDARIDQLRGAFGEIGDQRLSVMAAITIADELAEAKRRIRTLEQDLESQRAARAATLERMEQSEQAMAGAVITAAERLERIARDLGTSPSGAVGMG
- a CDS encoding Lrp/AsnC family transcriptional regulator yields the protein MPKLKLDAIDRRILAALQRDARLTNVQLADEVGLSPSPCLRRVRMLEDAGVITGYHATLGRKEVGLGLTVFIGVKVERHHDKEATAFREAVAGLAEVVSCHLVSGEADFLLQVVVPDLAGYERLLLGTLLKLPGVSDIRSNFAIQTVKAQAPLPLNHLPEGSKQSPG